The segment TTGCTGTCGGTATTTTGACCATATTGGGGCAGTACCATTGAATTTTATTATGGTGTCGGATCGTTGACGTAGTGTCATTCTGCCCATAAGCTCAAATCACCAGCCACGAAGTCCCGCGCTGGAACCCTTCCAGACCACGTTGTTCATCCTCTAGACCAGGAGGGCATCATGCGCTCGACACTTTTTATCAAGTCGATCTTCCTGTTGGTGCTCATGAGCGGCGCGGCCCGTGCTGCCGACTCCTATATCAGCCAGAACAACGTCATTCCGCTGGCCACTGCCGGTTGGTTGTTCGGTTTTGCGGTGATCGGTTTTGTGGCGGTCGCCAACCGCACCAAGGTGTAAGAGCAGCGGCTTTTCAAGGCCCTTGCCGGCTTGTCAATTCTGCAACCATTGCTATATTCCAGTTGCCAGCGGCCAGTGTATTGCCAGCCCCCTGGTAACAGGCCTCGAGGATGATCGAGGCTGTCGCGGCACCACTTAAGTAGCTGCGGCCGGAGCGAGAAGTCTTATGCTGTTCTCATCAGTGCTCTTTTGTATGCCGACCTGGCAGGAGGGACCCCATGGTGCGTTCAATGTTCGCCCTGCTGTGCGTGCTGATGGCGTGGTCCACTGTCGGTAGTGCCAGCGACTCCAATACCCCCTATCTGCTCAGCCCCGGTGACAAGGTGCTGGTTTCAGTGTGGCAGGAAGACACCCTGCGCCAGGAAACCACCGTGCTCCCCGACGGCAGCATCACTTTCCCCCTGGCGGGCCGCATCGATGTGGCCGGCCTCGACGTCACGGCGGTAGCCAAGAAGATCACCGCCGGGCTCAAGCCTTACCTGGCCGACCCCAACGTCAGCGTCGTGGTCACCAGCACCGCCGGCAACCTGGTGTACGTGCAGGGCAAGGTGGTCAAGCCAGGCCCGGTACCAATGGCCGGCCCCACTGCAGTGCTGCAGGCCCTGAGCATGTCGGGGGGGCTGGACAAGTTCGCCGATGAAGGCGGCATCAAGGTCTTGCGCGGCAACGATGTCAAACAGGTGCGTTACAAGGACCTGGTGTCTGGCCGTGACATGTCCACCAATTACCAACTCCAGGCGGGCGATACGCTGATCGTGCCTTGAGCCCGCCTTCTTTATTAAGACCGCACAGTGCCTATTCTTCGAACAACACGTATTGCGACGGCCGTCTTGATGTTGCCGTTCCCGGGGTTGGCCCTGGCCGCCCATTGGCAGTCTTCGGTGGTGGTGCCCACTACCGTGGAATACGACAGCAACCCGCTGTTGCTGACCTCAGACGAGAAGGGTGTCATGCGCACACTCATCGAGCCCACCTACAACCTGGTCGGTACCTTCGACCGCGATCAGCTCACCTTGGGGCTGGGGGTGCACGTGCTGCATTCTTCCGACACCTCGGTGCAGAAGAACCGCGAAGACCCCGACCTGAACCTGGGCTGGCGGCGCGATACCGAAACGGGCCACTTCGGCTTGCGCGCTCAGTACATCGAAAGCTCGACCTTGTCGGGCACGGTGCTGGACACCGGTGTGGTGACCACCGACGGCACGCAGAAGATGTCGATCTTGTCTGGCGACTTCAGCCATGCCCTGAGTGCGCGCACCACCTTCGACAACGAAACCCACTACTCCCACGCCACCTACGACATCGCCACGCTGACCGGCTATGACGAGCTGGCCAACATCTCCACCCTGACCTACGCCTGGAACGAGCGCACCGATGTGTTCGGCGGCCTGCGCATTCGCCGCTACGAGCCGGACCAGAGCGACACGGCGATAGCCTCGAACAGCTACACCCCGAGCGTGGGCGTCAAATACCAGATCACCGACAGCCTCACCGGCCGGGCGCATATCGGCGTCAACCAGGTATCAGGCTCTGAAGGTGGCCGGCGCGGGGAGGGCGGGGTGCTGTTCGACTACCGTGGCACCCGCACCGACGCCAGCCTGAGCGCCGAGCGCACCACCGTGGCCAGCGCCGAAGGCGGCTTCGCCCAGCTCGACCTGGTGCACGGCATGTGGAGCTACGCAGTCAGTGAGCTGACCCGCGTGGGGCTGGATGCGCAATGGCAGGACAGCAAGGGGCAGACCCCCAACACCCTGCAGACCTACAGCGCCTGGGCCAGCCGCGAGTTTTCGCCGTATTGGGACCTGCGCCTGTCGTTGATGTACAAGGAGCGCCAGCAGAGCGGCGCACCGGATGCTGCTGCAACCATCGTTGGCTTGACCTTGACCTATAAGTACCCCGACCTCTGACCTTCAGCCTGGTGACCGCCATGAAGTCTGAATACGAGCTCTCTCTCAAGGATTACATCGCGATCATCAAGGACCGGGCCCTGCTGTTGGGGGTGATCATTGCGGTCGTTCTGGCAGGTACGGTGGCGGTGGCAGTCAGTGTGCCGCCGGTGTACCAGGCCATGGGTACCATCCTGGTGGAATCGCAGCAGATATCGCCGGAGCTGGTGGGCACCAACAACCCCAGCGTGGCCGATGAGCGCATCGAGGTGATCCGCCAGCGGGTCATGACCCGGGACAACCTGCTGCGCATCATCGACAAGTACCAGCTGTTCACCGACAGCTCACGTCAGCTCAGCGAAGAAGACAAGGTCGACCTGATGCGCAACACCATCGGCGTCAATACCTTGAGCACCTTCGTCAAGGGGCGTGGCGATACCACCGTGGCCTTCACCGTCTCCTTCGACCACAAGAAACCGGAAGTGGCCAAGCAAGTGGCCGACGAGCTGGTCACGCTGTTTCTCAACGAGAACATGAAGCAGCGTACCGAGCGCGCCACCGAAACCACCGAATTCCTCACCCAGGAGGCCGACAAGTTGGGGGCCGAGCTGGCCGTGCAGGAAAACCAGCTGGCCGACTACAAGCAGGCCAACGCCAATTCGCTGCCCGAGAACCAGACCCTGCGCATGAACATGCTGTCGCGCTCGGAGCTGGAGTTCCGTGAGGTCGACCGCGACTATAAAAACGCCCAGGAAGAGCTGCGTTACCTGCAACTGGAGCTGTCGGCCGCCAATGCTGGCCTTGCCACGCGCCCCGATGGCAGCCGCCCGGCGGCCGCCGACCAGCCTCAGGACCTGGGCAGCCTCAAGGCCGAGTACGCACGGCTTTTGACCCGCTACACCGAAGCGCATCCGGATGTGGTGGCCATCAAGC is part of the Pseudomonas fakonensis genome and harbors:
- the eppA gene encoding EPS-associated small membrane protein EppA, producing the protein MRSTLFIKSIFLLVLMSGAARAADSYISQNNVIPLATAGWLFGFAVIGFVAVANRTKV
- a CDS encoding polysaccharide biosynthesis/export family protein; this translates as MVRSMFALLCVLMAWSTVGSASDSNTPYLLSPGDKVLVSVWQEDTLRQETTVLPDGSITFPLAGRIDVAGLDVTAVAKKITAGLKPYLADPNVSVVVTSTAGNLVYVQGKVVKPGPVPMAGPTAVLQALSMSGGLDKFADEGGIKVLRGNDVKQVRYKDLVSGRDMSTNYQLQAGDTLIVP
- a CDS encoding GumC family protein, with product MKSEYELSLKDYIAIIKDRALLLGVIIAVVLAGTVAVAVSVPPVYQAMGTILVESQQISPELVGTNNPSVADERIEVIRQRVMTRDNLLRIIDKYQLFTDSSRQLSEEDKVDLMRNTIGVNTLSTFVKGRGDTTVAFTVSFDHKKPEVAKQVADELVTLFLNENMKQRTERATETTEFLTQEADKLGAELAVQENQLADYKQANANSLPENQTLRMNMLSRSELEFREVDRDYKNAQEELRYLQLELSAANAGLATRPDGSRPAAADQPQDLGSLKAEYARLLTRYTEAHPDVVAIKRKIQALQAGGAGKGSAAGVNLDVARAQAKISAAQANIASLAQQKRDLSQKMEATEAEILAAPQVERGLITLMRDHDNARKKYEEIRAKEMSAKISESLEQENKADRFVLLEPPRLPEKPVKPNRKKIVALGLVLAPAAGGALVMLLEMLNQRVRGAGALESVLGKRVLVSVPFIATQAELARRRQWRVGLIIAGVLGVGVMLLLIHLFYMPLDLLLFRTMARFE